A region from the Wansuia hejianensis genome encodes:
- a CDS encoding sensor domain-containing diguanylate cyclase codes for MKKNVLFRTNFAVCAVIIIGFLVTSFISYRSNQGIFRKDVERVSELTSEGIYHQIDSIFTKPINISLTMANDSLLRDFLDGEIQHLEDPEFTGTMRDYLGTYRDKYSYDSVFLASVQTKRYYYFDGLDRILEEGEPENVWFYDFLASDEDYGIQIDNDQVGGAGNEVTVFINCRIAGSDGETIGVVGVGFRVDSMQELLKSYESDFGVRAFLVDGNGNVEISGDSTKYEGESDLFAASPFSSLRASILGNREEVLKQWYSSQKGNGYAVSRYIVNLNWFLIIDHDTTALDQKLTIQLLREVLIVAVTILLVLVTITTVIRRYNRKLIELVTAAEEEHQTVFRQATEQFYENIYEIDITHNRAASEATAHYFEELGAPSNVAYDKALRIIAEKQIKEEHREGYLETFSPEHVLKTYENGKGNLRYDFMITSDGETYYWMRISAHIFYWEEDNSVRMMVYRQNIDEEKRRELYMMGQMQKDPLTGLYNKVAAQEHVRRLLEHRPEGTFAFFILDIDHFKAVNDHLGHAAGDAVLAEFARTLREEFRKEDIVGRIGGDEFVAFMPVPNRRLTEERAERLVTALRHMNAEEAGGWKVTASIGVALIQGEKTEFQTMYKRADHALYEAKKRGRNRYVIVSDESYSGGGA; via the coding sequence ATGAAAAAAAATGTTTTGTTTCGGACTAATTTTGCGGTTTGTGCTGTCATCATTATTGGTTTCCTGGTGACATCGTTTATCAGCTACAGGTCTAACCAGGGGATATTCCGTAAGGATGTAGAAAGGGTGTCTGAACTGACATCGGAAGGGATTTACCATCAAATTGATTCAATCTTTACAAAACCCATCAACATATCGCTGACCATGGCCAATGACAGCCTGCTCAGGGACTTTCTGGATGGTGAGATCCAACATCTGGAGGATCCGGAATTTACCGGTACCATGCGGGATTATCTGGGAACTTACAGGGATAAGTACAGCTATGATTCGGTATTCCTTGCATCTGTCCAGACAAAAAGGTATTATTACTTTGACGGTCTCGACAGAATTCTGGAAGAGGGAGAGCCGGAAAATGTCTGGTTTTATGATTTTTTAGCCAGTGATGAAGACTATGGGATTCAGATTGACAATGATCAGGTAGGCGGTGCAGGTAATGAGGTGACTGTCTTTATCAATTGCCGGATCGCAGGCAGCGACGGTGAGACGATAGGTGTAGTCGGCGTGGGATTCCGGGTGGATTCCATGCAGGAGCTGCTGAAGAGCTACGAGAGTGATTTTGGAGTCAGAGCGTTCCTTGTGGACGGGAATGGGAATGTGGAAATCTCCGGCGACAGCACCAAATACGAAGGAGAGAGTGATTTGTTTGCGGCCAGCCCTTTTTCCAGTCTCAGGGCTTCAATTCTCGGGAACAGGGAAGAGGTGCTGAAGCAATGGTATTCATCGCAGAAGGGAAATGGTTATGCGGTTAGCCGGTATATCGTGAATCTGAACTGGTTTCTCATCATAGATCATGACACGACAGCTCTGGATCAGAAGCTGACAATACAGCTGCTCCGGGAGGTTTTGATCGTGGCGGTGACGATCCTTTTGGTTCTGGTCACTATTACCACCGTAATCAGACGGTATAACCGGAAGCTCATAGAACTGGTCACGGCGGCGGAAGAGGAGCACCAGACTGTATTCCGGCAGGCGACCGAACAGTTCTACGAGAATATCTATGAGATAGATATCACACATAACCGGGCGGCCAGTGAGGCGACAGCCCATTATTTTGAAGAATTGGGGGCGCCCTCGAACGTAGCATATGATAAGGCACTGCGCATTATCGCGGAGAAACAGATTAAAGAGGAACACCGGGAAGGGTATCTGGAAACCTTCAGTCCGGAACATGTACTTAAGACCTATGAAAATGGCAAGGGGAATCTGAGGTATGACTTTATGATAACCTCTGATGGAGAGACATATTACTGGATGCGCATCAGCGCTCATATTTTTTATTGGGAAGAGGACAATTCGGTCCGTATGATGGTATACCGCCAGAACATTGATGAAGAAAAACGGCGGGAGCTCTATATGATGGGGCAGATGCAGAAAGACCCCCTGACAGGTCTGTACAACAAGGTGGCGGCCCAGGAGCATGTGCGGCGCTTGTTAGAACACAGGCCGGAAGGAACATTTGCTTTCTTTATTTTGGATATTGATCATTTCAAAGCGGTTAATGACCATCTGGGACACGCCGCCGGCGATGCAGTGCTTGCAGAGTTTGCCCGGACTCTGCGGGAAGAGTTCCGGAAAGAGGATATCGTGGGACGGATCGGTGGAGATGAATTTGTAGCGTTTATGCCTGTGCCCAACAGAAGGCTAACGGAAGAACGTGCGGAAAGGCTGGTTACAGCCCTGCGCCATATGAACGCGGAGGAAGCGGGCGGCTGGAAGGTCACCGCGAGCATCGGCGTGGCTTTGATCCAGGGAGAAAAGACAGAATTTCAGACAATGTATAAGCGGGCAGACCATGCTTTGTATGAGGCGAAAAAACGGGGCAGGAACCGGTATGTGATTGTATCGGATGAATCATATTCCGGCGGGGGTGCATGA
- the uvrC gene encoding excinuclease ABC subunit UvrC produces MAFNIDEELKKLPARPGVYLMHNAKDEIIYVGKAVSLKNRVRQYFQSSRNKGLKIEQMVPQIARFEYIVTDSELEALVLECNLIKEYRPKYNTMLKDDKSYPFIQVTVQEEFPRVLFARRMKKDKSKYFGPYTSAGAVKETIDLVRKLYCLRACSKKLPADQGKERPCLYYHIHQCKAPCQGWITPEEYRQQVDDALNFLNGNFQGVIQELTVKMEQASEELRFEEACEYRDLIESVRRIGEHQKITGSSGEDRDVVALALDREDAVAQIFFIRDGKLIGRDHFYLRVAAGEERSGVLLSFLKQFYAGTPFIPRELMLSDEIEDHEVLEEWLGRKRGQKVHIKVPKKGSKEKLVELAAHNAQIILNQDRERLKREEGRTIGAVKEIGRWLSMEPPERIEAYDISNISGFQSVGSMVVYEKGKPKRADYRKFRIKSVEGPNDYASMEEVLSRRFQRGIDADSGFEKLPDLIMMDGGQGQVNVALEVLNQMGLQIPVCGMVKDDNHRTRGLYFNNCEIPIDRNGEGFHLITRIQDEAHRFAIEYHRLLRSKGQVHSVLDDIPGIGPGRRKELMRHYQSLDEIRNAGLEELRKLPSMNERAARSVYDYFHKSENHEG; encoded by the coding sequence ATGGCTTTCAATATAGATGAAGAACTGAAGAAACTTCCCGCCAGGCCCGGGGTCTATCTGATGCATAATGCGAAGGATGAAATCATATATGTCGGAAAGGCGGTCAGCCTGAAAAACAGAGTGCGCCAGTATTTTCAGAGCAGCAGGAACAAGGGGCTCAAGATTGAACAGATGGTGCCTCAGATCGCGCGCTTTGAATATATCGTGACGGATTCTGAGCTGGAAGCGCTGGTTCTGGAGTGTAATCTCATCAAGGAATACCGCCCGAAATACAACACCATGCTTAAGGACGACAAATCCTATCCTTTTATACAGGTGACGGTACAGGAGGAGTTCCCCCGGGTGCTGTTCGCCCGGCGGATGAAAAAGGACAAATCAAAATATTTCGGGCCGTATACCAGCGCGGGAGCGGTTAAGGAAACCATTGATCTGGTGAGAAAGCTGTACTGCCTGCGGGCCTGCAGTAAGAAGCTCCCCGCGGATCAGGGGAAAGAACGGCCCTGCCTGTATTATCACATCCATCAGTGTAAAGCGCCCTGCCAGGGATGGATCACCCCTGAAGAGTACAGACAACAGGTGGATGACGCGCTGAATTTTCTCAACGGGAATTTCCAGGGAGTGATACAGGAGCTGACGGTTAAAATGGAGCAGGCCTCAGAGGAGCTGCGTTTTGAGGAGGCTTGTGAGTACCGGGATTTGATTGAAAGTGTCAGAAGGATTGGGGAGCATCAGAAGATCACCGGCAGTTCCGGCGAGGACCGGGATGTGGTGGCCCTGGCTCTGGACCGGGAAGATGCAGTGGCGCAGATATTCTTCATACGGGACGGGAAGCTGATCGGAAGAGATCATTTTTATCTTCGTGTCGCCGCCGGTGAAGAACGGAGCGGCGTGCTCCTGAGCTTTCTGAAACAATTCTATGCGGGAACTCCATTTATTCCCAGGGAACTGATGCTGTCCGATGAGATTGAGGATCATGAGGTGCTGGAGGAGTGGCTGGGCCGGAAGCGGGGGCAGAAGGTTCACATTAAGGTGCCGAAAAAAGGCTCTAAGGAAAAACTGGTGGAGCTGGCGGCGCACAATGCGCAGATTATTTTGAACCAGGACAGGGAACGCTTAAAGAGAGAAGAAGGGCGGACCATCGGTGCGGTGAAGGAAATCGGAAGATGGCTTTCCATGGAGCCGCCGGAACGGATAGAGGCCTATGACATTTCCAACATCAGCGGGTTTCAGTCTGTAGGCTCCATGGTCGTCTATGAAAAGGGTAAGCCCAAGCGCGCGGATTACCGGAAGTTCCGGATTAAGTCCGTGGAAGGCCCGAATGATTATGCGAGCATGGAGGAAGTCCTGAGCAGACGCTTTCAGAGGGGGATAGACGCGGACAGCGGATTCGAAAAGCTGCCGGATCTGATCATGATGGACGGCGGCCAGGGCCAGGTGAATGTGGCGTTAGAGGTGCTGAACCAAATGGGGCTGCAGATTCCGGTCTGCGGAATGGTCAAGGATGACAATCACCGGACCAGAGGGCTCTATTTTAACAACTGTGAGATACCCATTGACAGGAACGGGGAGGGATTTCATCTGATCACGAGGATTCAGGATGAGGCCCATCGTTTTGCCATAGAATATCACCGTCTGCTGCGGAGTAAAGGGCAGGTGCATTCCGTCCTGGACGACATTCCGGGGATTGGTCCCGGCCGGAGGAAAGAACTGATGCGCCATTATCAGAGCCTGGATGAAATCAGAAATGCCGGCCTGGAGGAGCTGAGGAAACTGCCTTCCATGAACGAAAGAGCAGCCAGGTCAGTCTATGATTATTTCCACAAATCTGAGAACCATGAAGGTTGA
- the ftsH gene encoding ATP-dependent zinc metalloprotease FtsH, whose product MDQEPKNQKDNQDQNGPKNKQTLLMVMICLLISLLFFGLYSNFSGQPASKEITYDKFVEMVEEDQVRKVVIDSDTLVITPKEQKVEGMTLTYSVTLVGDENELGKLLDKHDVEYSKKTPDMTSAVLSTIFSIALPILLLVVGMNLIMRYMNKSGGMMGVGKSKAKAYIQQETGITFKDVAGQDEAKESLQEVVEFLHNPERYVAIGAKLPKGALLVGPPGTGKTLLAKAVAGEAHVPFFSLSGSEFVEMFVGVGASRVRDLFEEAKKNAPCIIFIDEIDAIGKTRDTRYGGNDEREQTLNQLLAEMDGFDSSKGLLILAATNRPEVLDPALLRPGRFDRRIIVDRPDLKGRVNILKVHAKKVLLDETVDFDAIALATSGAVGSDLANMINEAAILAVKNGRNAVSQKDLFEAVEIVLVGKEKKDRILSQEERRIVSYHEVGHALVSALQKDSEPVQKITIVPRTMGALGYVMQVPEEEKYLNTKKELEAMVVGLLAGRAAEELVFDNVTTGAANDIERATKVVRAMITQYGMSEKFGLMGLAEQENQYLEGRTYLNCGDATATEIDHEVMEVLKAAYGQAKKLLADNRDALDKIADFLIQRETITGKEFMEIFHEVQADRKPDEGAGNIPDRETELMAE is encoded by the coding sequence ATGGATCAAGAACCAAAGAACCAGAAGGACAATCAGGATCAGAACGGCCCGAAGAATAAACAGACGCTTCTGATGGTTATGATCTGTCTTCTGATCAGCCTGCTGTTTTTCGGTTTGTACAGCAATTTTTCCGGTCAGCCGGCATCAAAAGAGATTACCTATGATAAATTTGTGGAGATGGTAGAAGAGGATCAGGTCCGTAAGGTTGTAATTGATTCGGACACGCTGGTCATAACGCCGAAGGAACAGAAGGTGGAGGGGATGACTCTCACGTATTCTGTAACTCTGGTCGGCGATGAAAATGAACTGGGCAAACTGCTGGATAAACATGATGTGGAGTACTCCAAGAAGACTCCGGATATGACTTCGGCGGTCCTGTCTACCATATTCAGCATTGCTCTTCCCATCCTTCTGCTGGTTGTGGGCATGAACCTGATCATGCGCTATATGAATAAGAGCGGCGGAATGATGGGTGTGGGCAAAAGTAAGGCAAAGGCGTACATCCAGCAGGAGACAGGAATAACCTTTAAGGATGTGGCAGGCCAGGATGAGGCCAAAGAATCGCTTCAGGAGGTGGTAGAGTTTCTCCACAATCCGGAGAGATATGTGGCCATCGGCGCCAAGCTGCCCAAAGGCGCGCTGCTGGTGGGGCCGCCTGGAACAGGAAAGACGCTGCTGGCCAAAGCAGTGGCTGGAGAAGCCCATGTGCCGTTCTTCTCCCTGTCCGGATCGGAATTCGTGGAGATGTTCGTGGGTGTGGGCGCTTCCCGTGTCAGGGATCTCTTTGAGGAAGCCAAGAAGAACGCGCCCTGTATCATATTCATTGATGAGATAGATGCTATCGGCAAGACAAGAGACACCCGCTATGGAGGAAATGACGAGAGAGAACAGACCCTGAACCAGCTTCTGGCGGAGATGGATGGGTTTGACAGTTCAAAGGGGCTATTGATCCTGGCTGCCACCAACAGGCCGGAGGTTCTGGACCCGGCGCTGCTGAGGCCCGGCCGGTTTGACAGGAGGATTATAGTGGATCGCCCGGACCTGAAGGGGCGGGTGAATATCCTGAAGGTACATGCCAAGAAGGTTCTTCTGGATGAAACGGTGGATTTCGACGCCATCGCGCTGGCAACCTCCGGAGCCGTGGGGTCCGACCTGGCGAATATGATCAATGAGGCAGCTATTCTGGCTGTCAAGAACGGCCGCAATGCGGTATCCCAGAAGGATCTGTTTGAAGCGGTGGAGATCGTTCTGGTCGGCAAGGAGAAGAAGGACCGCATTCTGAGTCAGGAAGAGCGCAGGATCGTATCCTACCATGAGGTGGGACACGCGCTGGTCAGCGCCCTGCAGAAAGATTCCGAGCCTGTCCAGAAGATCACAATTGTGCCCAGGACCATGGGGGCGCTGGGATATGTGATGCAGGTGCCGGAGGAAGAGAAATATCTGAATACGAAAAAAGAGCTGGAAGCCATGGTCGTGGGCCTGCTGGCAGGCCGCGCTGCTGAGGAGCTGGTATTTGATAATGTGACGACGGGAGCTGCCAATGACATTGAGCGGGCGACTAAGGTGGTGAGGGCCATGATTACCCAGTACGGCATGTCTGAGAAATTTGGGCTGATGGGACTGGCAGAACAGGAGAATCAGTATCTGGAAGGGCGCACCTATCTGAACTGCGGCGACGCCACGGCCACAGAGATTGACCATGAGGTCATGGAGGTGCTTAAGGCAGCCTATGGACAGGCCAAAAAGCTGCTGGCGGATAACCGGGATGCCCTGGACAAAATAGCCGACTTCCTGATCCAGCGGGAAACCATAACCGGAAAAGAATTCATGGAGATTTTTCATGAAGTTCAGGCTGACAGAAAGCCGGATGAAGGTGCCGGAAATATCCCGGACAGGGAGACGGAATTGATGGCTGAGTAG
- the hydG gene encoding [FeFe] hydrogenase H-cluster radical SAM maturase HydG, whose protein sequence is MYDPKSKCADNFINHEEIMDTLAFAERNKGNEALIREILEKASLRKGLTHREASVLLACELPGLNEEIYALAEQIKKDFYGNRIVMFAPLYLSNYCINGCVYCPYHQKNSHIARKKLTQEEIRREVTALQDMGHKRLAIEAGEDPKNNPIEYILESIRTIYSIKHKNGSIRRVNVNIAATTVENYRKLKEAGIGTYILFQETYHKESYEKLHPTGPKHDYNYHTEAMDRAMEGGIDDVGLGVLFGLELYRYEFAGLLMHAEHLEAAFGVGPHTISVPRIKHADDIDPGVFDNGISDDIFAKIIACIRVAVPYTGMIISTRESKECREKVIRYGISQISGASRTSVGGYCEPEPEDARSEQFDVSDNRTLDEVVRWLMDMDYIPSFCTACYREGRTGDRFMSLCKQQQILNCCHPNALMTLQEYLEDYASPETKAVGEALIRKEIPNVPREKTREILVRNLENIRNGQRDFRF, encoded by the coding sequence ATGTATGATCCAAAATCAAAATGCGCGGATAATTTTATAAATCATGAAGAGATCATGGATACCCTGGCTTTTGCCGAAAGGAACAAGGGGAATGAAGCGCTGATCCGGGAGATCCTGGAAAAGGCCAGTCTGCGCAAAGGGCTGACTCACCGGGAAGCGTCTGTGCTTCTGGCCTGCGAGCTTCCCGGCCTGAATGAAGAAATCTATGCTTTGGCTGAACAGATCAAGAAGGATTTTTACGGCAACCGGATAGTCATGTTTGCGCCGTTATATCTGTCCAATTATTGCATCAACGGATGTGTCTACTGCCCTTATCATCAGAAGAACAGCCATATTGCCAGAAAGAAGCTGACTCAGGAGGAGATCCGGAGGGAGGTGACTGCCCTTCAGGATATGGGGCATAAACGGCTTGCCATCGAAGCGGGCGAGGACCCGAAGAACAATCCCATAGAATATATTCTGGAGAGTATCCGGACCATATACAGCATTAAGCATAAAAATGGTTCCATCCGGCGGGTGAATGTGAATATAGCCGCGACCACAGTGGAGAATTACAGGAAGCTGAAGGAAGCCGGGATCGGCACGTATATCCTGTTCCAGGAGACATATCATAAAGAAAGCTATGAAAAGCTGCATCCTACCGGACCGAAGCATGACTATAATTATCATACGGAGGCTATGGACCGCGCCATGGAGGGTGGTATTGATGATGTGGGATTGGGCGTCCTGTTCGGCCTGGAGCTGTACCGGTATGAATTTGCGGGCCTGCTGATGCATGCGGAGCATCTGGAGGCGGCTTTCGGAGTGGGGCCGCATACGATCAGCGTGCCGCGGATCAAACACGCGGATGATATTGATCCGGGTGTATTCGACAACGGGATCAGTGATGATATTTTCGCGAAGATCATTGCCTGTATCCGCGTGGCTGTGCCCTATACGGGCATGATCATTTCCACCAGAGAGTCGAAGGAATGCCGGGAAAAGGTGATCCGATACGGCATTTCCCAGATCAGCGGAGCTTCCAGGACCAGCGTGGGCGGATATTGTGAGCCGGAGCCGGAGGATGCCCGTTCTGAACAGTTTGACGTCAGCGATAACCGGACTTTGGACGAGGTGGTTAGGTGGCTGATGGACATGGACTATATCCCCTCCTTCTGTACGGCCTGTTACCGTGAAGGCAGGACGGGAGACCGTTTTATGAGCCTGTGCAAACAGCAGCAGATTCTGAACTGCTGCCATCCCAATGCGCTGATGACTCTCCAGGAGTATCTGGAAGACTATGCGTCGCCAGAGACGAAGGCCGTTGGAGAAGCGCTGATCAGAAAAGAGATTCCCAATGTTCCAAGGGAAAAGACACGGGAGATCCTGGTACGGAATCTGGAGAATATTCGGAACGGACAGAGAGATTTCCGCTTTTAA
- a CDS encoding DUF6553 family protein, translating to MRETTWVEQYYLEVDKEQRKEILDEGIEEEGMTPENELRTKLWEVRYSRQAKETAEVDHYIRGWMSMYYLKHSSKGFFSKKNYNKEKDQILKDWGVDIAREYGEAGEKVLYQELCNMTRLYLKLCKDDKSYSSILLGIGRMKDSSLVNKIAKDVYTLAYEIPQITNTVDVFRIFTKAATDTFYAVFPKERGVLEALIEGTAR from the coding sequence ATGAGAGAGACAACTTGGGTGGAGCAATACTACCTGGAAGTTGATAAAGAACAGAGAAAAGAGATTCTGGATGAGGGAATTGAAGAAGAGGGAATGACCCCGGAGAATGAACTGCGCACCAAGCTCTGGGAGGTCAGATACAGCAGGCAGGCAAAAGAGACGGCGGAAGTGGATCACTACATCCGGGGCTGGATGTCTATGTATTATCTGAAACATTCTTCCAAAGGTTTTTTCAGCAAGAAGAATTACAACAAAGAAAAGGATCAGATCCTGAAGGACTGGGGCGTGGATATTGCCAGGGAATACGGGGAAGCCGGCGAGAAGGTTCTGTACCAGGAACTGTGCAATATGACCCGGCTCTATCTGAAGCTTTGCAAGGACGATAAATCATACTCATCAATCCTGCTGGGGATCGGGCGTATGAAAGATTCTTCTCTGGTTAATAAAATAGCGAAAGACGTGTATACGCTGGCATATGAAATTCCTCAGATTACAAATACGGTTGATGTTTTCCGTATTTTTACAAAAGCGGCTACGGACACCTTCTATGCGGTATTTCCGAAGGAAAGAGGTGTGCTGGAAGCGCTGATTGAAGGAACAGCCCGCTGA
- a CDS encoding putative bifunctional diguanylate cyclase/phosphodiesterase, with protein sequence MRHFLKKGLVILFTLLMLFGGFTLNIVIQFQHYGRLINYVGIVRGASQRLVKLELEDRLSDPLIGYLDGILEELTTGKGKYGLPLPKDENYRKNLNELYQMWDSIKDQIKNYRSGGSDGEELLALSEEYFEQANNTVFAADEYTSQRTRILLVICAVMLGIILLTWLFILWAFSKKILRLEDMNSRLSDLTQRDVLTGVYRIDAFKEEAQKLLDAGAKERMAVVYTDFSDFKYINDVFGYDYGDSILKKYGEILSGGLREGELCGRVSADNFVLLLHYQEKGEVADRQRAADERITFYMHNSFDRQTVPTSCGICCVEDVIEDLKIDGFLDRANFARKTVKNGTNANYVYYNENIRNRLREEKDVESRMLEALDRREFTVYYQPKVELKTGRVACAEALVRWKTKDGKIIVPDQFIPVFESKYMIDRLDRYVFEEVCRFQRKRMEEGGRVLPVSVNVSRLQFYDQNFVERYVEIRDKYQIPPELLEIEFTESIAIDNSALLLRIVKRLREAGFACSIDDFGKGYSSLSLLKSLPVDILKIDRFFFTSDDNPERDMAVVQGIIELVHKFHIRIVAEGVESPGQVEYLRKAGCDYVQGYVFYRPMPQEDYEKLIAERSPGV encoded by the coding sequence ATGAGACATTTTTTAAAAAAAGGGCTGGTGATTTTATTCACATTGCTCATGCTGTTTGGTGGATTTACGCTTAACATTGTGATCCAGTTTCAACATTACGGCCGTTTAATCAATTATGTGGGGATTGTCCGCGGCGCGTCCCAGCGTCTTGTGAAACTGGAGCTGGAAGACAGGCTCAGCGATCCGCTGATCGGATATCTGGATGGAATACTGGAAGAACTCACAACCGGAAAGGGAAAATATGGGCTTCCGCTTCCGAAGGATGAGAATTACCGGAAGAATCTGAATGAGTTGTATCAGATGTGGGATTCTATTAAAGACCAGATTAAGAATTACCGGAGTGGCGGAAGTGATGGAGAAGAGCTGCTGGCCCTCAGTGAAGAATATTTTGAGCAGGCCAATAACACGGTCTTTGCAGCGGATGAATATACGTCACAGCGGACCCGTATCCTTCTGGTGATCTGTGCGGTAATGCTGGGGATTATTCTGTTAACCTGGCTGTTTATTCTCTGGGCATTTTCTAAAAAAATCCTGCGGTTGGAGGATATGAATTCCAGGCTCAGCGATCTGACACAGAGGGATGTCCTGACTGGCGTGTACCGCATTGACGCGTTCAAGGAAGAAGCGCAGAAGCTGCTGGATGCCGGAGCAAAGGAACGGATGGCAGTCGTTTATACGGATTTTTCTGATTTTAAATATATTAATGATGTGTTTGGATATGATTATGGGGACAGCATCCTGAAAAAATACGGAGAAATACTGTCCGGCGGATTGCGTGAGGGAGAATTGTGCGGAAGGGTTTCGGCGGACAATTTTGTCCTGCTGCTGCATTACCAGGAAAAAGGAGAGGTGGCGGACCGCCAGCGTGCAGCCGATGAGAGGATCACGTTCTACATGCATAATTCCTTTGACCGGCAGACAGTTCCCACCAGTTGTGGAATCTGCTGTGTGGAGGATGTGATTGAAGATTTGAAGATTGACGGTTTTTTAGACCGGGCGAATTTTGCCCGGAAAACAGTGAAAAACGGGACAAACGCCAATTACGTCTATTACAACGAGAACATCCGTAACCGGCTGAGAGAGGAAAAGGACGTGGAGAGCCGGATGCTGGAGGCTCTGGACCGGCGGGAATTCACAGTGTACTATCAGCCGAAGGTGGAACTTAAGACGGGAAGGGTCGCCTGCGCGGAAGCTCTGGTACGCTGGAAGACGAAGGACGGGAAAATAATCGTACCTGACCAGTTTATTCCTGTATTTGAAAGCAAGTATATGATTGACCGCCTGGACCGTTACGTGTTCGAGGAAGTATGCCGTTTTCAGAGGAAGAGAATGGAGGAGGGCGGCAGGGTTCTGCCTGTATCGGTCAACGTCTCCAGGCTGCAGTTTTATGACCAAAATTTTGTGGAACGATATGTGGAAATCAGAGATAAATATCAGATACCGCCGGAGCTCCTGGAGATTGAATTTACAGAATCAATTGCGATTGATAATTCCGCGCTGCTTCTGCGGATTGTGAAGCGCCTGAGAGAGGCCGGGTTTGCCTGTTCAATTGATGACTTTGGAAAAGGATATTCTTCGCTGAGCCTGTTGAAATCTCTCCCGGTGGATATATTGAAGATTGACCGCTTCTTCTTTACATCTGATGATAACCCGGAGCGGGATATGGCCGTGGTACAGGGAATTATTGAGCTGGTGCATAAATTTCATATCCGGATTGTGGCGGAAGGGGTAGAATCTCCCGGCCAGGTGGAATACCTGCGTAAGGCCGGCTGTGATTATGTCCAGGGCTATGTATTTTACCGCCCGATGCCGCAGGAGGACTATGAAAAGCTGATCGCGGAACGATCCCCCGGCGTATGA